From Granulimonas faecalis:
GTCGATGGGGGCGGGGCGGAGGGGCCCCTCCCCCTCCGCCGGGACCTCCGGGATGGCGATCGTCACCTGGAGCATGTCGCCCATGGACACGGGCTCGCTCTTGGAGCGGACAAAGACGCCGTTGACGGTCACGCGGCCGTCACCCACGAGCCTCGCGCAGGCGCTACGGCTCGGCATGCCGTCGAAGGACGCCAGGCAGGCGTCGATGCGCATGCCGTCACCGGCGTCGTCGACCATGAGGTTCACGATGCGGTCAGCCACGGCGGCCGCCCCCCTTGCCGCGCAGCCGGTCGGCCGCGGAGCGGCCTCCGGTCCCCTCGGTGTCACCGCGGGCCACGGAGCGGGCGGCGCGGCCGTCTTTGGCCTCGCCCTCGCGGGCCCGACGGGCGTCCCAGACGAGCGTGAGCACGATGCCGAGCCCCACGCCCGTGCAGACGAAGATGTCGGCCACGTTGAAGACGGCGAAGTCCACGAACGTGGTGGCGAAGAAATCGCAGACCCACCCGCGGGTCACGCGGTCTATGAGGTTGCCCACGCCGCCGCCCATCACGAGGCCCGCGCACACCACGAGCGGCACCGGGACGTCGCGGGCGCGCCAGAGCGCCACGGCCACGGCGGCGCAGACCACGAGGCAGACGAGTACGAACACCCAGCCCGCCCCCTCGCCGATGGAGAAGGCGGCCCCGGTGTTGCGTACCAGGAGCAGGTCCATGACGCCCGGCACGAGCGTCATGGGCCTGCCCGGGACGAGATTGCCAAGGGCGAGGGCCTTGGTCCATTGGTCGAGGGCGACGCAGGCCGCCGCGACGGCCAGGGCGAGGCCCATGCGGGCGCTGCGGCCCATGGTCCTACGCATCGCCCTCCAAGGCGCAGACGGCCTCGTGGCAGCGGTCGCAGAGCCCGTCGTCCCCGAGCTCGCGCCAGTTCCAGCAGCGCGGGCACTTCTCGCCGCGGGCGGGCGCCACCGTCACGGCGAGCCCGTCGCCGCAGGAGAGCTCGACCTCGGAGCACACGAGGAACTCCGCGACGTCGCCGGCCATGGGCGCGAGGAGGTCGAGCGACGCCTGGGGCAGCGTGACGGACGCGCGCGTGGCCTGGGTGGTCTTCTCCGTGACCGCACCGGAGGCGAGGGCCTCCTCGTAGGCCTTCGTGTAGGCGTTGCGGACCTCGGTGAGCACGCGGTAGGCGGGCAGCAGGGCGTCGCGCTCGGCGGCGTCCATGGGCGCCTCGTACCAGGAGAGCAGCGCCGCGAACCCCTTGCCCTCCCGCATGGAGGCCGGCACGTAGGCCAGGACCTCGTCGCAGGTGTAGGCGAGGATGGGCTGGAGGTCGCGGAGCAGCATGGACAGAATCTGGTACCACGCGTTCTGCGCGCTGCGGCGGGCGACGGAGTCGGCAGCGTCGCAGTACATGCGGTCCTTGGTGGCGTTGAGGTAGCCGTTGGAGAGCTCGGTCACCACGTAGTCGTAGAGCAGGCGGTAGACCTGGTTGAAGCGGTACTCGCCGTAGGCCTCCTCCACCTGCGCGTGCACCTCGGACAGGCGGGCGAGTGCCAGCCGGTCGAGGGCGGTGAGCTCGGAGGTGGGCAGGCCGTCGGCGTCGAGGTCGAACTGGCCCTCGAGCTCGCCGAGCAGGAACCGGAAGGTGTTGCGGAACCGGCGGTAGGCGTCGGACACGCGGTCGAGGATCTCCTTGTCGCAGGCCATGTCGGATGTGGAGTCCACCGAGGCCACCCAGAGGCGCACGATGTCAGCGCCAAGGGTGTCGAAGATCTCGTTGGGGTCGACGGTGTTGCCGAGCGACTTGCTCATCTTGCGGCCCTGGCCGTCCAAGGTGAAGCCCAGGGTGAGCACACCCTTGAAAGGCGGGCACGAGTAGGCGCCCATGGAGGTGAGCAGGGAGCTCTGGAACCAGCCGCGGTGCTGGTCGGAGCCCTCGACGTAGAGGTCGGCCGGGAATGCGAGGCCCTCGCGATCCTTGAGGACGGCGGTGTGGGAGACGCCGGAGTCCCACCAGACGTCGAGGATGTCGCGGTCGGGCACGAGGTGGTGGCCGCCGCACTCGGGGCACACGTCGGCGTCGCCCAGGTAGGAGGACGGGTCGTCGGTGTACCATGCGTCGGACCCCTTCTCGTGGAACAGGGCGACAACGGCGTCGAGGGTGGCGTCGTTCATGACGGAGGCGCCGCAGTCGGCGCAGGTGAACGACGGGATGGGCACGCCCCACACGCGCTGGCGCGACAGGCACCAGTCGGGGCGGCCCTCCACCATGGCGCGGATGCGCTTGACGGAGGAGGCCGGGTACCAACGGACCTCGTTCTCGATGGCGTCGAGGGAGCGCCGGCGCAGGCCCGTGTCGTCCATGGAGACGAACCACTGGTCGGTGGCGCGGAAGATCACCGGGTTCTTGCAGCGCCAGCAGTGGGGGTAGCTGTGCTCGACGGTGCCGGCGTGCACGAGGGCGCCGCGGTCCTCGAGCCACCGCACGATCTTGGGGTTGGCCTCGGTGACCTCCATGCCGCTCCAGGGGCCGCCGGTGCCCCAGGTGTCGCCGGAGTAGAAGCGGCCGTCGTCGTCCACGGGCATGACCACGGGGATGCCGGCGGCCACGCCGGCGTAGAAGTCGTCGGCGCCGTGGCCCGGGGCGATGTGCACGATGCCGGTGCCGTCCTCGGTGCCCACGTAGTCGGCCGTGATGACGGGGCAGAGCACGTCGTCGAACACGGGCTGGTGGTAGCGCAGGCCGCTGAGCTCCTCGGCCGTGGCGCGCCAGGGCTCGCCGCCCACCTCCACGAGTCCCGGCTCCCAGCCGGCGACGGAGGCCACGCGGGGGGCGAGGTCCTCGAGCACGATGTAGGCGCGGCCGTCGTGGGCCAGGGCCACGTAGGTGGCCTCGGGCTTCATGGCGACGGCGGCGTTGGCGGGCAGCGTCCACGGGGTGGTGGTCCAGATCATGACCGAGACGGGCATGCCGGCGTCGGCCAGGCCCTCGGGGACGTCCTCCATGGCGTAGCCCACGTAGATGGACGGGCCGGTGACGTCGGCGTACTCGATCTCGGCCTCGGCGAGGGCCGTGTGGCAGTGGGTGCACCAGTGCACGGGCTTGCGGCCACGGTAGATGGCGCCGGTGTCCCAGATGCGCTTGAAGACCTCGATGTCGGCGGCGTCGTGGTCGTTGGAGAGGGTGAGGTAGGGGTGCTCCCAGTCGCCGAGGACCCCCAGGCGGCGGAAGCCCTGGCGCTGGAGGTCGATGTTCTCGACGGCGAACCGGCGGCAGAGGGAGCGGATCTCGGACGGGTCGGTGGCGTTGAAGCGCTCGGTGCCCAGGTGCTCCTCGACCTTGTGCTCGATGGGCTGGCCGTGGCAGTCCCAGCCGGGGACGTAGGAGACCTCGCGACCGCGCATGATCTGGTAGCGGTTGATGAAGTCCTTCACCGTCTTGTTGAGGGCGTGGCCGAGGTGGATGGGGCCGTTTGCGTACGGGGGCCCGTCGTGCAGCACGAAGGGCTCGTTGCCGCGGTTCTGCTCGCACGCGAGGCCGTAGACGTCGGCCTCCTCCCATGCGGCGAGGCGTTTGGGCTCGGACGACGCGAGCCCGGCGCGCATGGGGAAGCCTGTCTTGGGAAGGTTGGTGGTCTTCTTGTAGCTGTTGGCCATGGGCCATCTCCAGACGTGGGGACGTGTGTGCACATGTGCAAGAGATAATACCACTGCGCAGGTTGGGTGGACCGCCGGCGGCCGTG
This genomic window contains:
- the ileS gene encoding isoleucine--tRNA ligase produces the protein MANSYKKTTNLPKTGFPMRAGLASSEPKRLAAWEEADVYGLACEQNRGNEPFVLHDGPPYANGPIHLGHALNKTVKDFINRYQIMRGREVSYVPGWDCHGQPIEHKVEEHLGTERFNATDPSEIRSLCRRFAVENIDLQRQGFRRLGVLGDWEHPYLTLSNDHDAADIEVFKRIWDTGAIYRGRKPVHWCTHCHTALAEAEIEYADVTGPSIYVGYAMEDVPEGLADAGMPVSVMIWTTTPWTLPANAAVAMKPEATYVALAHDGRAYIVLEDLAPRVASVAGWEPGLVEVGGEPWRATAEELSGLRYHQPVFDDVLCPVITADYVGTEDGTGIVHIAPGHGADDFYAGVAAGIPVVMPVDDDGRFYSGDTWGTGGPWSGMEVTEANPKIVRWLEDRGALVHAGTVEHSYPHCWRCKNPVIFRATDQWFVSMDDTGLRRRSLDAIENEVRWYPASSVKRIRAMVEGRPDWCLSRQRVWGVPIPSFTCADCGASVMNDATLDAVVALFHEKGSDAWYTDDPSSYLGDADVCPECGGHHLVPDRDILDVWWDSGVSHTAVLKDREGLAFPADLYVEGSDQHRGWFQSSLLTSMGAYSCPPFKGVLTLGFTLDGQGRKMSKSLGNTVDPNEIFDTLGADIVRLWVASVDSTSDMACDKEILDRVSDAYRRFRNTFRFLLGELEGQFDLDADGLPTSELTALDRLALARLSEVHAQVEEAYGEYRFNQVYRLLYDYVVTELSNGYLNATKDRMYCDAADSVARRSAQNAWYQILSMLLRDLQPILAYTCDEVLAYVPASMREGKGFAALLSWYEAPMDAAERDALLPAYRVLTEVRNAYTKAYEEALASGAVTEKTTQATRASVTLPQASLDLLAPMAGDVAEFLVCSEVELSCGDGLAVTVAPARGEKCPRCWNWRELGDDGLCDRCHEAVCALEGDA
- the lspA gene encoding signal peptidase II, which translates into the protein MRRTMGRSARMGLALAVAAACVALDQWTKALALGNLVPGRPMTLVPGVMDLLLVRNTGAAFSIGEGAGWVFVLVCLVVCAAVAVALWRARDVPVPLVVCAGLVMGGGVGNLIDRVTRGWVCDFFATTFVDFAVFNVADIFVCTGVGLGIVLTLVWDARRAREGEAKDGRAARSVARGDTEGTGGRSAADRLRGKGGGRRG